The Claveliimonas bilis genome window below encodes:
- a CDS encoding ZIP family metal transporter, giving the protein MNTVIGILIPFAGTTLGAACVFLMRDTIRPLVQKGLLGFASGVMVAASVWSLLIPAMEMTEHMGKLAFLPAAVGFICGMGFLLLLDKVVPHQHMDHDEPEGPKKGWRRSTMLVMAVTLHNIPEGMAVGVVFAGMLAENTEITLMGAFALSLGIAIQNFPEGAIISMPLKSQDGLGRGKAFLYGTLSGVVEPAAALITILLSKFFVPVLPYLLAFAAGAMLYVVVEELIPEANEGEHSNIGTIGFAAGFVLMMILDVALG; this is encoded by the coding sequence ATCAATACAGTAATTGGGATTCTGATCCCCTTTGCCGGGACAACGCTGGGAGCAGCCTGTGTGTTCTTAATGAGGGATACCATTCGGCCCCTTGTGCAGAAAGGTCTGCTGGGATTTGCATCCGGCGTTATGGTAGCGGCTTCGGTATGGTCTCTTCTGATCCCGGCGATGGAAATGACAGAACATATGGGAAAACTGGCCTTCCTCCCGGCGGCAGTGGGATTTATATGCGGGATGGGATTTCTGCTGCTTCTGGATAAAGTGGTCCCCCATCAGCATATGGATCACGATGAGCCGGAAGGCCCCAAAAAAGGATGGCGCCGCTCTACCATGCTTGTTATGGCTGTGACCCTTCATAATATCCCGGAAGGGATGGCTGTCGGCGTTGTCTTTGCCGGAATGCTGGCAGAAAATACTGAGATTACGCTGATGGGGGCCTTTGCTCTGTCTCTTGGAATTGCCATACAGAATTTCCCGGAAGGGGCGATCATTTCCATGCCGCTGAAAAGCCAGGACGGCCTTGGCAGAGGCAAAGCGTTTCTCTACGGAACACTGTCAGGAGTGGTAGAACCGGCGGCAGCGCTGATCACGATACTGCTGTCTAAATTTTTTGTTCCGGTGCTTCCCTATCTTCTTGCTTTTGCGGCAGGCGCCATGCTCTATGTGGTGGTGGAAGAACTGATCCCGGAGGCAAATGAGGGAGAACACAGCAATATTGGAACCATCGGCTTTGCAGCCGGATTTGTACTGATGATGATACTGGATGTGGCACTTGGATAG